TTATTAGATCCACATCCTTTCATAGCAGCAACaacctcttcttcttcaaacttTCTTTCCAGCCACCCTTGTTGAACAACATCAATGCTTTTAAACCTCATTGCCTCAAAATAAGGAGAAACTTACGAAGAAGCTGTGAAAAGAGAAGTATAATACTATTGAATCTCCCTTTTTATTACCTCTTGATTGAAAACGTCTACTCCTAAAACTTCCAGATCAGAAATACAATTTCTTCCCATCTTTGCATTAGCAATCTTGTGAAAATAGTTTGTATTTTTATCCCCATACTTGAAGCCATTTACTTTTGCCCTTTGAAACGCCATCCTTGCTCTAGTAATCTTAACATTGTTTAGATCAACAAGCAACTTCGCCCTTTCTTCTCTTTGCGCTACATTTAAAGCCGCACCTTCTTCTGCCAAGTTCAACACCTTAATCTTCTCAGAAAGTACCTCCTCTTCCTTTCTAACATTCCCAAACACGTTCCTACTCCAGTTTTTTATAAAATACTTCAGGTTTTGAAGTTTTCTAAACAAAACATAATCCGGAGTTCCTACAAAGTCCATGGCCTTCCAGCAAGTCTCCACCTTAACAAAGTCAGGATGTTGTAGCCAGTGGTTCTTGATCTTGAAACTTGAATGAACTCTAATATTTGGTGTTAATTCTAAAAATATAGCATTATGATCAGAGATAGTTCTTACCAGCGCCATTTAAGTTGCATTACTGAATTTAGCATCGAGAGAAGTGCAAACTAGGAATCTGTCCAGCCTACACAACAAAGGGTCATCATGCTTATTGCTCCACGTAAAAGCACCTCCATCCAGTGGTAAGTCGATTAATTCCTGCCCAAGAATAAAATCATTAAGGAAGTTCATGTTTATTATATCACCACCACTTCTATTCCTCTCACCGTCACTTCTAACATCATTAAAATCTCCCACAACACACCAAGATTCAGTGCTCCAACTCCTAACATCACCAATCTCATCCCAGAAAGTCTCTCCCAAGTTGTAATCACAAGGCGAATATGCGTTTTTCAGAATAAACTTGAAACCATTATTCCTGAACTGAAACAGGCAAGAGATTGAATTAAAACCCAACCTTTTATCAAGTAGCTCCAACTCTGTATCATTCCACATGGTTAATAACCCTCCATTGTGTCCTGCGCTGCCTTGAGATGGTAAAAACTCCCAaccaaactcagaatcaaaccACAGTTATCGCAAGAAAAAGCTGGAAAAAGCACCCATTTTCGTTTCTTGAATTGTACACACTAGACACTTATGAGAATTTATCAAATCCTTGACTACAAACccaccattagtgtttccaatgGTTTCCATTGAAACCAGAAAAAAATTCTGTCAGGATGAAGCGCTTATTGTGCTCCTTCTCTCTCCATTTTCTGTTCATGCATGAATTCTTACACAACGTAAAAGACAGGTTTATAAACTAGATTCATCAAAGACCTtggaatatatatttttttttaatttacgtgACTAAAAGTCTTTGCAAACACATGCCCCTAGGGATCGAATCAAATGGGTAAAAAGCTAGCTGGGAacagaaaaaagttttttttgtttttttgatcggtaaagaatttgatgcttGCGAGATTGGAAttcaggtcactggtatcatcactcaATGATTTTaacactgtactacagtgacaccgGCGGAACAGAAGAAAGTTGGGGGCTTAGTTGGTGCCAATTCAAGATATACTAATCTTCGGGAAACAAGAATAAAACATGTGCAATCGAATTTAAGTACTGAATTAAGAAAGAAAATCATCATAATAAGTATTAATCAAATAAAAGTTGTCTGGACTAATCAAGAACATAAATTAAACCATAAACTAACAAGAGATGATGGTCTCTTTTTTTCTCAACGTAAATACACTTTGGACGTTCTGTCTGAGACTGGACTTCTTGGAGCCAAACCAGCTTCTTCACCCATTGATCAACATCATTGTTTAGCTCTAGATGATGGACTAATGTACTATGATTCATCCCAGTAACGTCGGCTCGTTGGACGTTTGATCTATTTAATTATTACTCGTCCTGAATTGTGTTACTCAGTGCATGTGTTGGCACAATTTATGCAGTCTCCTCGGGTCTCTAATTGGGAAGCTGCACTCCGAGTTCTTCGATATCTGAAGGGCCATCCGGGTCAAGGAATTCTTTTAGGTAAAGATAGTGCTCTTCAGCTTACTGCATATTGTGACTCTGATTGGGCCTCCTGCCCTCTTAGTCGTCGTTCGCTTACTGTTTATTTAATCTTTTTGGGAGGATTACTTATATCTTGGAAGAAAAAGAAGCAGCATACAATCTCTGTTCTTATGCTGAGGCCGAGTACCGTTCCATGGCTCATACTTGTAGTGAGCTCACGTGGCTAAAGGCATTATTGAAATCTCTAGGTGTGTTTCACTCTCAGCCTATGTGTCTTTACTGTGATAGTCAATCCGCCCTTCATATTTCTGCTAACCCTGTCTTTCATGAGCGCACCaaacatattgagattgattgtcattATATATGCGATCAAATTCAGTCCGGTGCTGTTATTACTTCTCATGTTCGCACCACCGCTCAACTTGCATACATTTTCACCAAGGCTCTTGGacgtcctcagtttgagcaactTCTTTGCAagttgggcattcgtgatcttcATGCTCCAAATTGAGGGGGAGTATTGAGAGATATGTATATATTGTATTTTGTATATATGGTTAGGATATATTTTAGTTAGGAAAGAATATATTCTTGGAGTAAAGTCTGTTTCTCCCTATTTAGTCACAATGAACCGAATTGTATTCTCAAGCTTTTCAAGAATAAGAAAACTTCAATTATTCTCTTTCATATGTTTAATTCTAACGATCAACAGCGATGAATAGTATGAAGCAGTTAATGTCAATTCAGAATAATCTAAAATCTCTAATCTTTAATGAAAcaagaattaaaaaataaaaccaTATTAATCAATACCTTAATCAATTAAACATAAAATCTTCTGGACTAGTCAAAAACATAAACTAAACCCTAGCTAGATGATTGAGGCGTCAAATCATTCAAAAGCCCACTGGTTCTCCCTTCtgacctcctcctcttcctcaggGGTGAAGTCATTCTCGATGTTGAATGTCTTGCGGATCTCCTCTGGTGTCTTGTCCTTGATCATATCAGCAACTGTCTGGCAAGTCAAATCCAACAACTCCTTAACATTCAGATAATTCGCAGCCAAAATAAGATCGAACAACGTGTTTTGGTCGACCTTAACAAAGTCAGCGTCCCAGTTCTTAGCCTCATCTTTGTCTTTCTCATCAGCATCACCGTCATGTTTCCTGCAATATTCAATAACTTTAGCCAAAATCTTGCTAGTTACGTTGGGTAAAGGTATTCCGTTATCAGCGCAATCATCTTCGATCATATGTTTGATTGTTTGAGATTGAAGAGCAACAGATTCttcaacatcaaaagttactCCATCAGAACTCTTCAAGGTTACCATCTTTGGAGTCGACATACGATCAATTAATGGTTGCAACGAAAAAAAACTAGTAACTGAGAAAAAATCTTATGAACAGAGAAAGAAAAGCGAAGAAATTGTACGTGAGAACCAGTACCTTCGTTCAcagatatatatatagtttttcatAAGAAATATAGTTTTTCATAAGAAGACTCTAGAATCATGAAGGTTCCCAATTTGGAAGTTGTCTTCGTTTGGGAAACAGAATATCATGGTAAGAGTGAAACGACGTGTCTTTAGTAGTTGCGTGTTGTGAGTCGTTGGATCTTGGGACTTCTATGACAGTTGGACTTGAAGCCTGATTTTCCGAACACCCATACCATGTTGCGGAAACCGACTAGTCAGAAACAGGATGGTAAACCTTAATGTCCCTTATGAGACTTGCCTCCCCGTAGCCACAACATATGTTGTTTAGCAGGGTGTTGGTGACTTGGATAAGAAACTACTAAAGACCTACGTCTCCCTCTTTCTTTCCGAATATAACTTTACGTGTTCCCGAACGACGACCACCAGAAATATATAGCAGCAATCCGTCTCTGTCTGAATTTATTTTTGTGCAAATcaatttttcttagtttttcttcaactttgttCAAAATGGGATTGAAAATGTCAAAGACAGTAACATTGAGGAGTTCTGATGGGAAAGATTTTAAAGTTAAAAAAGCTGTTGCTCTTCAATCACTAACCCTAAAGCGTATGATCGAAGACGACGATTGTGATGATAACGACGTGATACATTTACCCAAGGTAACAAGAAAGATTTTGGCTAAAGTTATTGAATACTGCAAGAAACATGTTGAAACTACTATTCCTATAGGGGAGGACGGTAAAATTATAGGGGACGATGGTAGAAAGATCGAAATATTACTTCTGATGTGGGATGGCGATTTTATTAACGTCGATCAAGCTACATTATTGGAACTTATCTTAGCGGCAAACTACTTGAATATTGACGGCTTATTGGATTTGAGTCTTGGGGCAGTTGGGCTTACACTGAAAGGAAATAGAGGGAAGGATATTCGCAAGAAGTTCAATAGTTTAAAGATTGCAGGGTTTCTTTTGAATTGTTTTGCAGGGTTTGCTGTTATCATCTTTATGATAGGTATTGAAAATTTGTGTTATTTAATTGCGTTTTTACTTTTGGGTGTTTTTCTCCTTCTGGACGGAGAATCACAGAAATCCCTTTTCTCTTTATTGATGGAATATTAAATAAATAGGAATTCCAATGCCTGAGTTACCAAGTTATTGTTTTCTTCTTTACGTCGAGTTTTTATATGTGGCTACTGTTTTTAACATAATACAGTTTGCTCTTTTAATTAACCCAGCGTTCTGGAGTTGATTGCATGTTCTTTCTCTTGTTTGGTAACGAACTAAGAATCCCAATATTTACAGCTTCTTGCAAGCCAAAATTGAATTGATTGGAATCTAAACAGGTCTTGGTTACATCTGACCGTGCACCTATATTTATCAGCCATTAATAATAGAGATCATAGTCATACCATGAATTATCTCTACTTAAAAGATGATTAATAAGCCATGAATGAAGCTGAGTAAACTGAAAGTGAATATGCTTGAATGAACCCAAATCTAAATATTATCTAGACAGACGTCAAAAGCAAAATAACTGCATAGTTAGCAAATGGAACCCAAGATTTGTTTTGTAATTTATCAAATTAAAACATCCAGATTCAAAAGGTCCTTGCACTTTCCCCTTCAAAATCGAGCATCTCCAGATTAGGTGCTGTTTTAAGGAAAGCAATCAGTGGTTGTTTTCTGAGTCAGGGTTCAACTTGAACAAATCTGCAAATTCCTCAAGAAACCGACAGAAATGGAGAAAGTCTATTCAAAGCAAGCAGCAAGCAGGCATGCCTGTAGGGTTCAATCAGAAGTGGGTAGATGCTTTACACGTGAAAGCGTCAGAGAATGATGGACAACTAGAAAGACACCATGGAATAGAGAATGGTTTTTCATGATCTAAGAATAGACTGAGCTCTTGAACCTTAAGCCTTATAATTACGGATCCTTTAGTTTAACCCGAGATTCATTCAAGTGTTTATTCCAGAGTAGAGACAATTACTGTTTGTTTGACATATCATGACGATGCAATCTTCCATCTAGAAATTTATTGGTTTCAAAGAAGAGGGAAACCAGTGTTTAAAATCAAGAGTGGGGGATAGAGGTCCAAATGTAGTTCCATTCGTTTAGATAATGCGATATTAAGCACGACATACTTTGATTTCAAGGAGGGaaaggatatggtgaagaagtgaGTCAGGTTAGTCGCTGATGAAATCTTTTGCCCACATTCATGCTGTCCTGTCCCTTCTAAAGCTAATTAAAATCCAAGATTACGACGTTTCTGCTaaggaagaagataaacaaatggGAATTCGAGATAAATCGCCCGACCACATATAAAAGATCATGCACAGAACATAATTTGGCTGACAGATAAGAACATAATTTAGTCGGTGAAGTATTTCAGCTCAAAATAAGGCATCAGGAGAGAAAATAAATTGTTTTGGTGATACATCAAAAAGAACAGTGAGAGTTTTAGGTAGCCTACGTGTGTGCAATCTCAGATTAATGAATTTATCTTTGCTAGCTAAATGGTGATAGAGGTTTGGTGTCGAAAACAGAAATCTTTGGTACAAGATAATAGAAAGCTTTGGTACAAGATAATAGAAGATAAATATGGCTCAGAGTTCTCATATTGGATCCCTGGAAAAATCACTCAAACCTATGGTGTCTGTTGTTAGCGTGCCATTGCGGAAGCTGCTGGTCTGGTTAGTGAAAATTCAACTTTATATTTACATTCAAGGAGTTTAATTAGATTTCGGAATGACATTTGGTGAGGAGAATGGTCATTAGCAAAAACATATCCTAATCTCTACAAGTTATCCCCGGATAAAAATATAACTGTGGATGCCATGATATCTTTGGAAGGAGGATGGAAGTTTATACAGGGGATAACCCtctattctaacatggtatcagagcaggctatttgcgacgagtcgttTGACCGCAccttactccgcgtcacccgatttaattttccacgtgttagacccaaagaGGCTACACgagagggggcgtgttgagattattagtcccacattgtatgggcaatttaagatcctgcgatttataatctcttaggacctctccactcattgcctaTTAGTTGTAGTTGATTCTTAACCCAACTACAAGTACATGATCCTTCAAAATTTCAGTAATGGTAAATCAGATTCTTCCTTTATAGAGTTAAAGGAGGTGTATCGTCGTGTACGATCTGTAACGCTAAACATGTTCAAGTAAAACATATtgcataaaaagaagaagaactcgGGTAATAATGGTCGTGTTTTTCTTTGAAACTTCCCCTACACCGTGCAACGGTCTAATCAATTGATCAGTTGCGCTCATGTGCACAATTTTGGCTTAAAAATCATAGTTGGCTGAAGTCTACAGGTAAAGGTGATACGAGTTTAGCGCACAGGAACTGGAATCACACCAAATAAAATATGTCATGAAGACGGTAGTTGGATATGTGGTACGAAAAGAGACATGTTAGAATGCAAATGTATTATAATTCAAAAGACAGCAAACAAATTTATTACACTCAAGACCCAAATAATAGAGTACAACCACATACGTTGGATTTGTATTTCATAATCCAGAAACAGCAAAGCAAAAAGGAAATGAAATTCCATTAGCGAACATATATCTGCAACCTATAAAAATTGCATTTGGCTGCAAATTGCAGAACTAAAAACAATTCAAACTCACGACATAAATCAAATTACAGTTTGGTGAACGAGGGGATGCCAGGTACATACGTTACAAACGATGTAACACTGTATGAATGTTGTTGGCTAGGTACATGGTGTATTCCAAGGGGGCAGTAGAAAACTCTTGGAGATAAGCACTAAGATTTTCAGTAATAAGGAGCAACGTAagccggtggtggtggagatgggttGGCATATTTAGGAGTATACTTTGGTGATTCGTATTTGGGAGCGACGTAAGCTGGTGGCGGTGGAGATGCGTAGACGTATTTAGGGATgtactttggtgcttcgtacttgggagAGACATAAgcgggtggtggtggagatgcgtagacgtatttaggagtgtactttggtgcttcgtacttgggagcgacgtaagccggtggtggtggagatgcatAGAGGTACTTAGGGGTgtactttggtgcttcgtacttgggagcGACGTAAGCCGATGGTGGTGGAGATGCGTAGACGTACTTTGGGGTGTACAccggtgcttcgtacttgggggcgacgtaagccggtggtggtggagatgcgtaGACGTACTTAGGGGTGTACTTTGGTGCTTCATATTTGGGGGCGACGTAAaccggtggtggtggagatgtgtATACGTACTTAGGAGTGTATTTTGGTGCTTCGTATTTAGGAGTgtactttggtgcttcgtactttGGTGCTTCATATTTGGAAACGATGTACTTTGGTGCTTCATATTTGGGAGCTACgtactttggtgcttcgtactttGGTGCTTCATATTTGGGAGCTACGTACTTTGGTGCTTCGTATTTGGGAGCCACGTAAGCAGGTGCTTCGTATTTAGGAGCTTCATATTTTGGAAGATACACTTCTGCAGTAACCTCTACAACTGGTTTCTTGTATGGAGTTTCCTTGTAGACGGGCGTATAAGGCTCGTATTCAGCTAGTGCAACACTGATTAGAACAAATAAGGCCAATGCATAAACCAGACATGCTGAGACCGGTGCCATGTTGATTCAGTGGTGAGGGCAAGGAAGAATGAAAGAATACCTAACAAGTCGTTGGTTGTAGAGATTATGATGAAGAGAGAAGCTTCTGAACCCAATTATATAGTGTAACACTTGACTACATTTTCTTCTCTTAATAATGCACAATCATCCACTTGGGAGGTATGTTAGTAGGTTGTGTACCACTAACTTAATGTATAACACAAGTCGAGAGGCACGCACGATCGTTGGGTGATCAATgattgaatttgaatatggacacaTTCTTGCACGCATTGCCGCGTTGGGATGTTTGACAACTATAGATCGTGCAGACTTGCAAATATTGTAGTGTCTTTTAGTGGTCATGcatcttctgtttttgtttcgtAATTTAACTTGCCAGAACTATCTGATGGAAGAAAAGGATTAGTAAGTTTTGGTGGTATGGGGAACATCAAAATTTAAACTTATCAATCCCAATATGTACATTTGAATTTGTAAAAATTTGGATAAGAAAAATATGTTTTCTAAGAAAAATTTAAATTTGTCTATATGATCATCAAACAACCATATTACATGCTGTTTATAGACACCACTGTGATTAAGCATCACCAAGTTGTGGGTAACAAGAAAAATGCCCGTAGTCCATACAAGGTCAATTTAAACTCATTGACCGCCTAAACTCGAAAGTAGTTTTGGTGTCCATTCATGAtgtttttcaaaccgaaaatggGTCAtccgccaaaatatttttaaaacatggttctaataaacgagtaaaaattagtatgggtgaaatggacgccataaaaatagcaagaatgaaactaaattcatccagacttcaacttaaaaaatagcgaggatgaaattgaatgcatcctgatgtaaattaaaaatatgaaatagtatttgaaaattggtaggatgaacTATTGATATCCGGACTATTTTTACATtcccgtccatttaaacagtatcaaattttacacccatattttctaaaatcatttcttcccttcttttttctttgtttttctatcCGTGACTTCTTTATCCTGTCTTCTCTGTTTTAATCAACGAAGAAGTTTTTTGTTCGATCAGTCCACGAATAACAATTATTTTCAGATTATGGGAATTAAAAAAGAGATTACGAAGAAACCGTGATATCAAACGGCCATCAAAATAACAAAAAGTCTCGGTAATTTCATGAATTTATAACTCCACCTAATAAAAATTTGACACCCAGGTGATATGGCTTAGTTCATCAAATCAGATCTCATGAGTAATTTCATAGGATTCATCGTTTTGTTAAGCTAATCAATCGGTGGGAAGAACCTTTCAGAACCGTGTTGTCATGAATcggaaaccctaaattttattttttctgtATTGGATGCTCTTTCGAATTGGGTAGATGAGATTCCGCAATCCGTTAAGTATGGGAATTTCACATATAGGGATTGGTATGATAGATTACTTGCAGACTCCGAGgctttgattttgaaatttttacgTGAAGATTTTAAAATGAGTACTAAAGAGCTTGTTCCTTATTTTACTGATTCTTTTGGGTATTGAAGCTCACTAGGGTAGTCTCTGACGAAACCAATACGAGGTAAACGTTTTCCAAAAGGGTATGCGGCATTTCCACATTAATCCAATTAATGCTTCGGTTTCTggattgtttttttttggtatgtCGACGATCACAGGAGTAGCCTTATCAAAGGGCTCAGTCTCCATAACTACGTCTTTTTCTTCTTATGGTACAATTGTTGTGGGAGCTTCTACTGCATCTGGTTTGGTCTCGTATCGATAAACGAAATAGCAGAGCATACCTCCGGAAAATGAATGATGAAATACATTTTATCCAGTCAACGtactattatttatttttaatctaATAAATGAACGAAATAGCAGAGCATCATTTACTTACACTTTCATGAAGTCTACGGAGTGGTCCAAGAGGAAGCTATTGATTTTCATGAAGTTCCCTCGGTAGGGAGATAATTGTCCGACTGCATGGCCATATATGCCTATAAACACAAGAAAATTTTTGTTAAATAGTTTTATTAAAATTTCGTATGCATGGATCTTGGGGTATTGATGATTATCATTTTTTTCCATTTATATTTTGTTGGATAAGCTGAGTTCAAGgagttggtgttgttggttgggAATCTACGTAGATCTTGGTATTGGACATAATGGTTGAGTAGTtttgttatgcagctatgaaaatggttacataatttgttatgcgtctACAAAAAttattgcataacttgttatccagtcccgaaaatggttgcataacacgttatgcaactattattggaacgcgcaattgggagatatcaaaactaatttgggGATAAAGAAAAACGACAAAAACtggatcaaatatcaaatcaggatcaccccttatctaagtattttatataaatcctaatctacccctcattagttaggtttagtggttaataataattagttatGTTAATTGATTAGTTTGAAAATGATTTATAGAAATATTTATCGTTTTGGAGAGATAAGAAGTATGAATGTTGGGTTCAAAATTTTTGGTTGAGATGAGAGACCATAGTGACTAAAGAGATGTCTCCGAGTCTTCAAAATTTCTGTTGAATCTTCTCTGGATATAACTTTGGATTCACCATGGCTGCACCTGTAAAACATCCTACCGGCATTGATATaactatgaataccatgccggaacaaCCTAAATCGACATGGTATCCATAGTTATATCAATGTCGGCACACCAATACAGTGTGTGGGCGTTGTTTTCGGTCGTCCATCCATGCCgacatttgttggaaattttcataatgtTTGCCTCTACGGAGTTTTCGGTGATCGTCCTGGTTTTAATCAGTCTATTTCTggcacagtcagttaattctcgagcatgccggtactgctaacggcatagtatgttgcttaaatttctttaCCATCACATGATGTGaagtatccagaaaattgatttttttttcacatGACTGcaggcattgatagatttctatcgagcatgcgaGCATAAAGTAAcgacattgaatgttagttaccaacgATGCCGGAAAAATCAATTtttgcatggtcttcatcacttccggcatggtcttcatcactactgacacggtcttcatcacttcggaatgtaaaaaaaaaacgtttttaaagtggagaatatttaggtttcaaatccCTAACATTAACGAGAATGCCGGCAGTGAAGATAGAagtgggggatatgattttgttttttgattttaagttattagatttttattttgagggaagggtattttagtatatTTTCTCCCAAAAAACACCCTTAGCAGATACTATTGGTTGAGGggagtaattcatatcccccatcAGTTTTGATATCCCCAAATTGCGCGttctattattgtaggtgcatgacaagttatgcagcctttttttttggataacatgttatgtagtccAGAGAACGGTtgtataacacattatgcagctacttttttgtTAGTATTAAAATGAACTAAAAAAAAAGCTGCATAACTTGTCACCGCTGAATTGGGGTCCCTGAAAAATAATTAGGGGCCCCTAGCTGCAGcacaaaaaaggtcatgaaatagtaatcggatgttatcccttatccaatttttttttaaaaatggctaaactacccctaaataattagtgttaattgagtTGATTATTTGTTAATCTTACttaatttgattttaatctttttttttcaaattttttgtttgcaatttctttcttttttttttcttttttgttNNNNNNNNNNNNNNNNNNNNNNNNNNNNNNNNNNNNNNNNNNTTTTTGCCGAAATTTATATGAAAAATCATTATGGAGGTGAAGTATTTCTTTgacgaccctcaagagtcgttACTATTTCAAAAACGACCCtttagagtcgtcattgtttcattgacgaccctcaaaAATCATTAATGATTAAGAGTCATCATTGAAACAATGAAGACCCTCAAGGGTCGTTATCATCTTCGGAGAGTTATTAATGGCGGAAATACATTAAAGGGTCGTAACGGTATTGAATAAGACCATGACGACCCTTTGATGTATTTTTCCACCATTAATGACTCTTCGGATAAGATAACGATCAT
This genomic stretch from Papaver somniferum cultivar HN1 chromosome 5, ASM357369v1, whole genome shotgun sequence harbors:
- the LOC113278557 gene encoding SKP1-like protein 1, with the translated sequence MSTPKMVTLKSSDGVTFDVEESVALQSQTIKHMIEDDCADNGIPLPNVTSKILAKVIEYCRKHDGDADEKDKDEAKNWDADFVKVDQNTLFDLILAANYLNVKELLDLTCQTVADMIKDKTPEEIRKTFNIENDFTPEEEEEVRRENQWAFE
- the LOC113280711 gene encoding uncharacterized protein LOC113280711, which translates into the protein MQSPRVSNWEAALRVLRYLKGHPGQGILLGKDSALQLTAYCDSDWASCPLSRRSLTVYLIFLGGLLISWKKKKQHTISVLMLRPSTVPWLILVSGAVITSHVRTTAQLAYIFTKALGRPQFEQLLCKLGIRDLHAPN
- the LOC113280712 gene encoding pollen-specific leucine-rich repeat extensin-like protein 1; amino-acid sequence: MAPVSACLVYALALFVLISVALAEYEPYTPVYKETPYKKPVVEVTAEVYLPKYEAPKYEAPAYVAPKYEAPKYVAPKYEAPKYEAPKYVAPKYEAPKYIVSKYEAPKYEAPKYTPKYEAPKYTPKYVYTSPPPPPNAIFIGCRYMFANGISFPFCFAVSGL